The Haloarcula halophila nucleotide sequence TACTGGTCGCTCTCGACGTCAATTCCCACCATCGCAATGCTCTGGTGGTTGACTTTCTTTGGATCGATTTCGACAGTGTAACCGACGATAGCGCCTTCTTCCTCGAGTTTCTCGATATACTTCCGGGCAGTAGGTCGCGCGACGCCAGCCTGGTCGGCGATCTCTCCGAGAGAAGCTTTCGGATCCTCTTTGAGAATGGAGAGCAGACGATGCTCGAGTTCCTCAGCGTCCATTGTATCTGATTTTATATGAAGCGGAGATCATCGTGCTGGCAGTCGTGTTCAGGTGCGGAAAGATTCGCCACAGCCACACTCCGAAACGATGTTGGGATTTTCAACATCAAAGCCTGCGCCTTGGAGACCCGTCTCATACTCAACGACACTCCCCGCAATATATTGGATACTCGCGGGATCAACGAACACTCGCAGGCCGTGGTGCTCGTAGACGATATCATCTTCGTCAGGACTCGTATCGAACCGCATACCATATGATAGACCCGCGCATCCTCCTTGCTGGACGAACAGCCGAAGTCCTGCCGTGTCAGTGTCCAAGCTTTCTTCCTCTAAGAGAGCGAGAGCCTTATTCGAGGCAGCTTCTGAAACTTCGATTTCAGGTTGTTCACTCTCCTGGGCCGTCGTACTCATACGTTGAGTTGATTGGGCCAGGGTGTTAACCATGACGCTCAAAACTGTGACGTAGAGTTAAGGCTCGAAATTGTCGAGAGGCAGCTATAC carries:
- a CDS encoding Lrp/AsnC family transcriptional regulator, which translates into the protein MDAEELEHRLLSILKEDPKASLGEIADQAGVARPTARKYIEKLEEEGAIVGYTVEIDPKKVNHQSIAMVGIDVESDQYVEATSELRDLDSLTALYTATGDHMLMAELEATGSTELNKIVSDQILSIQGVTTACPAVLQERLK
- a CDS encoding HesB/IscA family protein, whose protein sequence is MSTTAQESEQPEIEVSEAASNKALALLEEESLDTDTAGLRLFVQQGGCAGLSYGMRFDTSPDEDDIVYEHHGLRVFVDPASIQYIAGSVVEYETGLQGAGFDVENPNIVSECGCGESFRT